From Micromonospora echinospora, one genomic window encodes:
- a CDS encoding ABC transporter substrate-binding protein, whose protein sequence is MSVPQYRKVAALTLAAGLGLGLTACSTKSDDTDATAGGKVTITVDCQPVGSQKELLKNWNDDVAEFQRQNPDIVVKSVSVGEQCNNPPDFTARLAGGTVTDVFYGYMTDLQQVLDSGQAMDITEYATKDTIPTWDSVDPALKEAFTDGGKLYAVPVKNYSMGLVYNKVLFQQAGLDVNNPPKTWPEVRDAAKKISALGNGVAGYAEYSAGNTGGWHFTSLLYSQGGRVLTEDGKKADFNNATGRQVLQNLKDMRYGDNSMGARQLLQWGDLLTNAGAGKVGMFVGAPDATQAIVSQFQGKFQDWAMGPLPGQDGPAKGTLGGGEGYFFKKGLTPEQVEAGLKWIAYQKLTPGKGQFDYVRAKPQNYPVGLPQPLLFANGSEAQKQELELRKANANVDTANFAVFEANPVPIKGEPRNAQAIYAVLDAAMSGVLTNPNANIDDLLKTAEDKVNKLLAAEG, encoded by the coding sequence ATGTCCGTACCGCAGTACCGGAAGGTCGCGGCGTTGACGCTCGCGGCCGGCCTGGGGCTCGGCCTCACGGCATGTTCCACGAAGAGCGACGACACCGACGCGACCGCCGGCGGCAAGGTCACCATCACCGTCGACTGCCAGCCGGTCGGCTCGCAGAAGGAACTGTTGAAGAACTGGAACGACGACGTCGCCGAGTTCCAGCGGCAGAACCCGGACATCGTCGTCAAGAGCGTGAGCGTCGGCGAGCAGTGCAACAACCCGCCGGACTTCACCGCCCGCCTGGCCGGCGGCACGGTGACCGACGTGTTCTACGGGTACATGACCGACCTCCAGCAGGTGCTCGACTCCGGTCAGGCGATGGACATCACCGAGTACGCCACCAAGGACACGATCCCGACCTGGGACAGCGTCGACCCGGCGCTGAAGGAGGCGTTCACCGACGGCGGCAAGCTCTACGCCGTCCCGGTGAAGAACTACTCGATGGGGCTGGTCTACAACAAGGTCCTGTTCCAGCAGGCCGGTCTCGACGTCAACAACCCGCCCAAAACGTGGCCCGAGGTCCGGGACGCGGCCAAGAAGATCTCCGCCCTCGGCAACGGCGTCGCCGGCTACGCCGAGTACAGCGCCGGCAACACCGGCGGCTGGCACTTCACCTCCCTGCTCTACTCGCAGGGCGGCCGGGTGCTGACCGAGGACGGCAAGAAGGCCGACTTCAACAACGCGACGGGTCGGCAGGTCCTGCAGAACCTCAAGGACATGCGGTACGGCGACAACAGCATGGGCGCCCGTCAGCTGTTGCAGTGGGGTGACCTGCTGACCAACGCCGGGGCGGGCAAGGTCGGCATGTTCGTCGGCGCCCCGGACGCCACCCAGGCGATCGTCAGCCAGTTCCAGGGCAAGTTCCAGGACTGGGCGATGGGTCCGCTGCCCGGCCAGGACGGCCCGGCCAAGGGGACGCTCGGCGGTGGCGAGGGCTACTTCTTCAAGAAGGGCCTCACCCCCGAGCAGGTCGAGGCCGGTCTGAAGTGGATCGCGTACCAGAAGCTGACGCCGGGCAAGGGCCAGTTCGACTACGTCCGGGCCAAGCCGCAGAACTACCCCGTCGGCCTGCCCCAGCCGCTGCTGTTCGCGAACGGCAGCGAGGCGCAGAAGCAGGAGCTCGAACTGCGCAAGGCGAACGCGAACGTGGACACCGCGAACTTCGCGGTCTTCGAGGCGAACCCGGTCCCGATCAAGGGCGAGCCCCGGAACGCGCAGGCGATCTACGCGGTCCTCGACGCCGCGATGTCCGGGGTGCTGACGAACCCGAACGCGAACATCGACGACCTGCTCAAGACGGCCGAAGACAAGGTCAACAAGCTCCTCGCCGCCGAGGGCTGA
- a CDS encoding LacI family DNA-binding transcriptional regulator, with protein sequence MTKRLTEVARKAGVSEATVSRVLNGRGGVSEATRTAVLTALDVLGYERPTKLRGERARLVGLVLPELQNPIFPALAEVVTGSLAQRGYTPALCARTIGGVSEADYVEMLLDHQVSGVIFAGGSYALADAPHEHYRRLTDRGLPVVLVNAGVDELSFPRVSTDDAVAVEQAYGHLRSLGHSRIGMVLGPEGHVPSRRKLDAMVRAANWADDRECVERSSFSLEGARVAASRLIERGVTGIICASDVLALGAIRAARRSGRAVPAEVSVVGFDDSAFMTCTDPPLTTVRQPIETMGQAAVDLLVTQIEGAGVLHDELLFEPELVVRGSTAPAPGR encoded by the coding sequence GTGACGAAGCGACTGACCGAGGTGGCGAGGAAGGCCGGCGTCAGCGAGGCCACCGTCAGCCGGGTGCTCAACGGTCGTGGTGGTGTCTCCGAGGCGACCCGTACCGCGGTGCTGACCGCCCTGGACGTGCTGGGCTACGAGCGGCCGACCAAGCTGCGCGGGGAGCGTGCCCGGCTGGTCGGGCTGGTGCTCCCGGAGTTGCAGAATCCGATCTTCCCGGCGCTCGCCGAGGTGGTGACCGGGTCGCTGGCCCAGCGCGGCTACACCCCGGCGCTGTGCGCCCGGACGATCGGTGGCGTCTCCGAGGCCGACTACGTCGAGATGCTGCTGGACCACCAGGTCTCCGGGGTCATCTTCGCCGGCGGGTCGTACGCGTTGGCCGACGCCCCGCACGAGCACTACCGACGGCTGACCGACCGGGGCCTGCCGGTGGTGCTGGTCAACGCGGGGGTGGACGAGCTGAGCTTCCCCCGGGTCTCGACCGACGACGCGGTCGCGGTGGAGCAGGCGTACGGGCACCTGCGGTCGCTCGGGCACAGCCGGATCGGCATGGTGCTGGGCCCGGAGGGGCACGTGCCCTCCCGGCGCAAGCTGGACGCGATGGTCCGGGCCGCGAACTGGGCCGACGACCGGGAGTGCGTCGAGCGGTCCAGTTTCTCCCTGGAGGGGGCGCGCGTCGCCGCGAGCCGGCTGATCGAGCGCGGCGTGACCGGCATCATCTGCGCCAGCGACGTGCTGGCCCTCGGCGCGATCCGGGCCGCCCGGCGGTCGGGTCGCGCGGTGCCGGCCGAGGTGTCGGTGGTGGGCTTCGACGACTCCGCGTTCATGACCTGCACCGACCCGCCCTTGACCACGGTGCGGCAGCCGATCGAGACGATGGGGCAGGCCGCGGTGGACCTGCTGGTCACCCAGATCGAGGGGGCCGGCGTGCTGCACGACGAGCTGCTGTTCGAGCCCGAGTTGGTGGTACGGGGTTCCACCGCGCCCGCCCCGGGTCGCTGA
- a CDS encoding CARDB domain-containing protein: protein MKRKKHSRRLVGGLLAAGLVGMVAISPGPALAAGGPNLSSGKSASASGSHGPYVAANVTDGNPHTYWESPSHAFPQWVQVDLGGSVAVDQVKLKLPPVAEWGARTQTLAVQGSANGSTFSTLSASAGRVFDPASGNTVTIDFAAANVRYVRLHVTGNTGWPAAQISEFEIYGVDGGGGPVDPPVGTNLAGGKPIEASSSIFTFVAANANDTSPTSYWESAGFPSTLTVKLGADADVTAVVVKLNPDPVWGPRTQSLQILGRATASTGFTSLKATADYAFSPSGNQNSVTIPITGRVADVQLRFTGNTGAPGGQVADLEVRGAWAPNPDLVVTATNWSPTSVNETTPVTLSATVRNAGTAAAGATRVDFRIGGTVVGSAPVGALAAGASATVSANVGTQPMGSHSVSSVVDPANTVPEQNNDNNSFTAATPLVVTQAPGPDLQVVGIATNPSNPAVGAAVTFTVSVRNRGTTGTTAATVTRLVVGGTTLNTTTATVAAGATVNVAMSGQWTAAAGGATVTATADATNVVAETNESNNAFSRTIVVGRGAATPWVEYEAEAARYQGTLVEADPLRTFGHTNFGTESSGRRSVRLNNTGQFVEFTSTNQANSIVVRNSIPDAPNGGGINATISLYANDVFVQKVTLSSRHSWLYGTTDDTESLTNTPQADARRLFDESHALLARSYPAGTRFKLQRDASDTASFYVIDLINLEQVAPPATKPAECTSITAYGAVPDDGVDDSAAIQRAVTDDQNGVIACVWIPAGQWRQEQKILSPDPTRGQYNQQGIRNVTIRGAGMWHAQLYTQTEPQNVVGNINHPHEGNVGFDIDDNTQISDIAIFGMTTNRAHRGHGLNGRFGRNTKISNVWIEHVNVGAWVGRDYSDTPAYWNPGDGLDFSGMRIRNTYADGINFSNGTRNSRVFNSTFRTTGDDALAVWANPRVKDPTVDVGRNNHFVNNTVQLPWRANGIAIYGGSGNTIENNLISDTMNYPGIMLATDHSPLPFSGTTLIANNGLYRCGGVFWNEDQEFGAITLFAAGSDIPGVTIRDTEIHDSTYDGIQFKTGGGTMPNVAITNVKIDKSNHGAGILAMSGARGNATLTNVTITNSADGDIVRQPGSTFSITGG, encoded by the coding sequence ATGAAACGGAAGAAGCACAGCCGACGACTGGTCGGCGGTCTCCTCGCCGCCGGGCTGGTCGGCATGGTGGCGATCTCGCCCGGCCCGGCGCTCGCCGCCGGCGGCCCCAACCTGTCGTCCGGCAAGTCGGCCTCGGCGAGCGGATCCCACGGTCCCTACGTCGCGGCCAACGTCACCGACGGCAACCCGCACACGTACTGGGAGAGCCCGTCCCACGCCTTCCCGCAGTGGGTGCAGGTCGACCTCGGCGGCAGCGTCGCCGTCGACCAGGTGAAGTTGAAACTGCCACCGGTGGCCGAGTGGGGCGCCCGGACACAGACCCTCGCCGTGCAGGGCAGCGCCAACGGCAGCACCTTCAGCACCCTCTCCGCGTCCGCCGGACGGGTGTTCGATCCGGCCTCGGGCAACACCGTCACCATCGACTTCGCCGCCGCGAACGTCCGGTACGTACGGCTGCACGTCACCGGCAACACCGGGTGGCCCGCCGCCCAGATCTCCGAGTTCGAGATCTACGGCGTGGACGGCGGTGGTGGACCCGTCGACCCACCGGTCGGCACGAACCTGGCCGGCGGCAAACCGATCGAGGCGTCGTCGTCGATCTTCACCTTCGTGGCGGCCAACGCCAACGACACCAGCCCCACCTCGTACTGGGAGTCCGCCGGGTTCCCCTCCACCCTGACGGTGAAGCTGGGCGCCGATGCCGACGTCACGGCGGTCGTGGTCAAACTCAACCCGGACCCGGTCTGGGGACCCCGTACCCAGAGCCTCCAGATCCTGGGCCGGGCCACGGCGAGCACCGGTTTCACCTCGCTGAAGGCGACGGCCGACTACGCGTTCAGCCCGTCCGGCAACCAGAACTCCGTGACGATCCCCATCACCGGTCGGGTCGCCGACGTGCAGCTGAGGTTCACCGGCAACACCGGCGCGCCCGGTGGGCAGGTCGCCGACCTCGAGGTGCGGGGCGCGTGGGCGCCGAATCCGGACCTGGTGGTCACCGCGACGAACTGGAGCCCGACCTCGGTGAACGAGACCACCCCGGTCACCCTGTCGGCCACGGTCCGGAACGCGGGAACCGCCGCCGCGGGTGCGACCCGGGTGGACTTCCGGATCGGCGGCACGGTGGTGGGCAGCGCCCCGGTCGGCGCGCTCGCCGCCGGCGCCTCGGCCACCGTCTCGGCGAACGTCGGGACGCAGCCGATGGGCAGCCACAGCGTCTCGTCGGTGGTCGACCCGGCCAACACGGTTCCCGAGCAGAACAACGACAACAACAGCTTCACCGCCGCCACGCCGCTGGTGGTCACCCAGGCGCCCGGCCCCGACCTCCAGGTCGTCGGCATCGCCACCAACCCGTCGAACCCGGCGGTGGGAGCGGCGGTCACGTTCACCGTGTCGGTACGCAACCGTGGCACCACCGGAACGACCGCCGCCACCGTCACCCGACTCGTGGTGGGCGGCACCACGCTCAACACCACCACCGCCACGGTGGCCGCCGGGGCGACGGTGAACGTGGCGATGAGCGGCCAGTGGACCGCCGCCGCCGGCGGGGCCACCGTCACCGCCACCGCCGACGCCACCAACGTCGTGGCAGAGACCAACGAGTCCAACAACGCGTTCTCCCGGACGATCGTGGTCGGGCGGGGCGCGGCGACACCGTGGGTCGAGTACGAGGCCGAAGCCGCCCGCTACCAGGGCACCCTGGTCGAGGCCGACCCGCTGCGCACCTTCGGGCACACCAACTTCGGCACGGAGTCGTCGGGACGCCGGTCGGTGCGACTGAACAACACCGGGCAGTTCGTCGAGTTCACCTCGACCAACCAGGCCAACTCGATCGTGGTGCGCAACTCCATCCCCGACGCCCCGAACGGCGGCGGGATCAACGCCACCATCAGCCTCTACGCCAACGACGTCTTCGTCCAGAAGGTGACCCTCTCGTCGCGGCACAGCTGGCTCTACGGCACCACCGACGACACCGAGTCGCTGACGAACACGCCCCAGGCCGACGCCCGCCGGCTCTTCGACGAGTCGCACGCGCTGCTGGCGCGGTCCTACCCGGCCGGCACCCGGTTCAAGCTCCAGCGGGACGCCTCCGACACGGCGTCGTTCTACGTCATCGACCTGATCAACCTGGAGCAGGTGGCGCCCCCGGCCACCAAACCGGCCGAGTGCACCTCGATCACGGCCTACGGCGCGGTGCCCGACGACGGCGTCGACGACTCGGCCGCCATCCAACGCGCCGTGACGGACGACCAGAACGGCGTCATCGCCTGCGTCTGGATCCCGGCCGGGCAGTGGCGGCAGGAGCAGAAGATCCTCTCGCCGGACCCGACCCGGGGGCAGTACAACCAGCAGGGGATCCGCAACGTCACCATCCGCGGCGCCGGCATGTGGCACGCGCAGCTGTACACCCAGACCGAGCCGCAGAACGTGGTGGGCAACATCAACCACCCGCACGAGGGCAACGTCGGCTTCGACATCGACGACAACACCCAGATCTCCGACATCGCCATCTTCGGCATGACGACCAACCGGGCCCACCGCGGCCACGGCCTGAACGGACGGTTCGGCCGGAACACGAAGATCAGCAACGTGTGGATCGAGCACGTCAACGTCGGCGCCTGGGTCGGGCGGGACTACTCGGACACCCCCGCGTACTGGAACCCCGGAGACGGACTCGACTTCTCCGGCATGCGGATCCGCAACACCTACGCCGACGGCATCAACTTCTCCAACGGCACCCGCAACTCCCGGGTCTTCAACTCGACCTTCCGCACCACCGGCGACGACGCCCTGGCGGTCTGGGCCAACCCCCGCGTCAAGGACCCCACGGTCGACGTCGGCCGCAACAACCACTTCGTCAACAACACCGTCCAGCTTCCCTGGCGCGCGAACGGCATCGCGATCTACGGCGGCTCGGGCAACACGATCGAGAACAACCTGATCTCCGACACGATGAACTACCCGGGCATCATGCTGGCGACCGACCACAGTCCACTGCCCTTCTCCGGCACCACGCTGATCGCCAACAACGGGTTGTACCGGTGCGGCGGTGTGTTCTGGAACGAGGACCAGGAGTTCGGCGCGATCACCCTGTTCGCCGCCGGCAGCGACATCCCCGGCGTCACCATCCGGGACACCGAGATCCACGACTCCACCTACGACGGCATCCAGTTCAAGACCGGCGGCGGCACCATGCCGAACGTCGCCATCACCAACGTGAAGATCGACAAGTCGAACCACGGCGCCGGCATCCTGGCGATGAGCGGTGCCCGTGGCAACGCCACGCTGACCAACGTCACCATCACCAACTCGGCCGACGGCGACATCGTCCGGCAGCCGGGCTCGACCTTCTCCATCACCGGCGGCTGA